The Commensalibacter nepenthis genome has a window encoding:
- a CDS encoding TonB-dependent receptor: MFPSKRSSYKLSLMLSVFFIHTASTFAAETPSSSAQSVSTNTAPIPTININADDVSDNPTEITPGNTLLKADQLKSIVNNSPDTGALLENQMGVSLYKSGRIASLPALNGMADDRVATVIDGMRITGDCPNHMNPALSYLNPHDVSVINIMAGITPVSLGGDSTGGTIDIKRKSPVFSKKKDKIVVNGQVSGFFHSNGKGLGASGDVTVANDHLSIRYNGGWSQSRNYHAGAGGGQVKSTQYKMFNHDVTLAYKKDNHVLSLNLGQTDTPYEGFPNAYMDMTKNQSVFINGNYKGDFDWGTLEARGYWQRVTHAMNMLGDKGGHTATTGMPMNNIGRLAGYDIKSSIYLDNKNTLRIGNEFAYYTLNDWWPALQGSMMMGPNTYHNINNGHRNRLGTYAELETQWNRKVTTLLGVRNDVVMMNTGQVSGYQGFTGMNAAERAAINRFNRADRGKTDVNFDVTALVRYKVDPHLTWETGYARKTRSPNLYERYSWGTTGMAMRMVGWFGDGNGYRGDINLKPEIANTISTSFNFHDVKQEVWELKIQPYYTYIHHYINVNYLGSASGRAGTTISNLQFANHNAQLYGVNSVGTYNVWNNKKFGKGVLRGNLNWVRGTDLTNHTNLYHMMPVNGTLSLNQYIGAWSGRIEGEFVNAKGLTDPLRREPKTPGYILLNLGTSYTWNMFRLDASIENVMNKKYYLPMGGLSIGDLIANNQVRALPGIGRSFNVSLTASF; this comes from the coding sequence ATGTTCCCTTCTAAACGCTCAAGCTATAAACTCTCGTTGATGCTTTCTGTCTTTTTTATTCATACAGCATCCACTTTTGCAGCAGAAACACCGTCTTCTTCTGCACAGTCAGTATCCACAAACACAGCTCCTATTCCAACGATTAATATTAACGCCGATGATGTCTCTGATAACCCAACAGAAATCACACCAGGCAATACCCTTCTAAAAGCTGATCAGCTAAAAAGCATTGTCAATAACAGCCCCGATACAGGTGCTTTATTGGAAAACCAAATGGGGGTTAGCCTCTATAAATCAGGACGTATTGCCTCTTTACCAGCTTTAAACGGAATGGCAGATGATCGGGTGGCTACCGTCATTGATGGGATGCGCATTACTGGGGATTGCCCCAATCATATGAATCCAGCGCTTTCATATTTGAACCCCCATGATGTATCCGTTATTAACATCATGGCTGGAATAACCCCCGTCAGTCTAGGTGGAGACAGCACAGGAGGAACCATCGATATAAAACGAAAATCCCCCGTTTTTTCCAAGAAAAAAGACAAAATCGTCGTCAACGGACAAGTCTCTGGCTTTTTCCATAGTAATGGTAAAGGATTAGGCGCTTCTGGGGATGTTACGGTTGCTAATGACCATCTCAGTATCCGCTATAACGGCGGATGGTCTCAATCAAGAAATTATCACGCTGGCGCTGGTGGGGGTCAGGTGAAGTCTACTCAATATAAAATGTTTAACCATGATGTGACCTTAGCCTATAAAAAAGACAACCATGTATTATCGTTAAACCTAGGTCAAACAGACACACCTTACGAAGGCTTTCCCAATGCCTATATGGATATGACAAAAAACCAGTCTGTATTTATAAACGGTAACTATAAAGGTGACTTTGATTGGGGGACTTTGGAAGCACGTGGTTATTGGCAACGTGTCACCCACGCCATGAATATGCTTGGGGACAAAGGTGGGCACACCGCAACCACAGGTATGCCCATGAATAATATCGGACGTCTGGCTGGATATGATATCAAAAGCAGTATTTATTTGGACAATAAAAACACCCTGCGTATCGGTAATGAATTCGCATATTATACCCTCAATGACTGGTGGCCAGCCTTGCAAGGCAGCATGATGATGGGTCCAAATACTTATCATAACATCAATAACGGTCATCGCAATCGTTTAGGAACCTATGCTGAGCTTGAAACCCAATGGAACCGCAAAGTAACAACATTGCTGGGTGTCAGAAACGATGTGGTCATGATGAATACTGGGCAAGTTTCTGGATATCAAGGCTTCACTGGCATGAATGCCGCAGAACGCGCCGCAATCAATCGTTTTAATCGTGCAGATCGTGGAAAAACAGATGTTAATTTCGACGTCACCGCCCTTGTACGCTACAAAGTTGATCCCCATTTAACTTGGGAAACAGGATACGCCAGGAAAACACGTTCTCCTAATTTATATGAACGCTATTCTTGGGGAACTACAGGCATGGCAATGCGTATGGTTGGTTGGTTTGGAGATGGAAATGGATATAGAGGAGATATTAACCTCAAACCTGAAATCGCCAATACCATCAGCACCAGCTTTAATTTCCATGATGTCAAACAAGAAGTCTGGGAGTTAAAAATCCAACCTTATTATACCTATATCCATCATTATATTAACGTCAATTATCTCGGCAGTGCCTCAGGGCGTGCAGGAACCACCATTTCAAACTTGCAGTTTGCCAATCATAATGCGCAATTATATGGGGTCAATTCTGTTGGAACCTATAATGTATGGAATAATAAGAAATTTGGTAAAGGCGTTTTACGCGGTAATTTAAACTGGGTCAGAGGCACAGATTTAACCAATCACACGAACCTCTATCATATGATGCCCGTCAATGGCACTCTAAGTCTTAATCAATATATTGGGGCATGGAGCGGTCGTATTGAAGGGGAATTTGTGAATGCCAAAGGTCTAACCGATCCACTACGTCGTGAACCAAAAACACCTGGTTATATTTTATTGAACCTAGGCACCAGCTATACTTGGAATATGTTCCGTCTTGATGCCAGTATCGAAAACGTTATGAATAAAAAATATTACTTACCAATGGGTGGATTATCCATTGGAGATTTAATAGCAAACAATCAAGTCCGTGCTTTACCGGGCATTGGACGCTCTTTTAACGTTTCCTTAACCGCTAGCTTTTAA
- the rpiA gene encoding ribose-5-phosphate isomerase RpiA translates to MSMDVSQIEIYKQQVGKVAASLVTSGMIVGLGSGSTSACVVRALGKRWQEEGLRFIGVPTSVETAHLAQSFGIELATLGQCPELDLDIDGADEVTHQHYHLIKGLGGALLREKIVRYAAKKFVVVVDERKMVDQLGDHTPVPVEVTPFGWEATAKHLEKIGAKISIRLKKESKEFFLTDGANMILDCNFGLITEPAQLEKAINEIVGVMENGLFVHCTDEVLIAGHDGIQHLK, encoded by the coding sequence ATGAGTATGGACGTAAGTCAAATAGAAATTTATAAACAACAAGTAGGAAAGGTTGCTGCTTCTTTAGTCACTTCGGGGATGATAGTGGGGTTAGGGAGTGGCAGTACTTCTGCTTGTGTTGTGCGTGCTTTGGGAAAACGATGGCAAGAAGAGGGCTTGCGTTTTATTGGTGTGCCAACGTCTGTGGAGACAGCACATTTGGCGCAGTCTTTTGGTATCGAATTGGCGACTTTGGGTCAATGTCCAGAGCTGGATTTGGATATTGATGGTGCTGACGAGGTTACGCATCAGCATTATCATTTAATCAAAGGGTTGGGGGGCGCATTATTAAGGGAAAAAATTGTTCGTTATGCAGCTAAGAAATTTGTAGTGGTGGTTGATGAGCGTAAGATGGTGGATCAATTAGGCGATCATACACCAGTGCCTGTAGAGGTAACTCCTTTTGGATGGGAAGCAACCGCCAAACATCTTGAAAAGATTGGTGCAAAAATTTCTATTCGTTTGAAAAAAGAGAGTAAGGAATTTTTTTTAACAGATGGTGCCAATATGATTTTGGATTGTAATTTTGGATTAATTACAGAGCCTGCACAATTAGAAAAAGCAATTAATGAAATTGTCGGGGTGATGGAAAATGGTTTATTTGTCCATTGTACGGATGAGGTTTTAATTGCAGGGCATGATGGAATACAACATTTAAAATAG
- a CDS encoding energy transducer TonB, whose translation MKQEPILPSMHVLEMAVPPKRMIPALTKIGKGRLVGDGFVAVLLHGFCLLIAFWCMDIPKQDNPLHSTIEVAFEAPETLPIPEQVPELPDIVNKDLQSLSIDSSTPSESLPQSDSIAPLPVVKPQPLVQEKVSSRPQSSVRPKKSEVTRSAFSQVGQQATQPSENAVHASKPVVKNISVAQRCSALSKEYPMAARRRHEEGTVQVGYQLLPDGQIQHVEVIETSGFSALDRAAVSSVRAIKCQPAPGQPVIKTSVPVNFSLNKNN comes from the coding sequence ATGAAACAGGAACCGATTTTACCATCTATGCATGTTCTAGAGATGGCTGTTCCACCAAAGCGTATGATACCTGCTTTGACAAAAATAGGTAAAGGGCGTTTGGTAGGGGATGGGTTCGTTGCTGTCTTGTTGCATGGTTTCTGTTTGTTGATTGCTTTTTGGTGCATGGATATTCCAAAGCAAGATAATCCTTTGCATTCAACGATAGAAGTGGCTTTTGAAGCGCCTGAAACACTTCCTATTCCTGAACAAGTCCCAGAATTACCTGATATAGTAAATAAAGACCTTCAAAGTCTATCAATAGATTCTTCTACACCATCAGAGTCGTTGCCTCAAAGTGATTCTATTGCGCCTTTACCAGTCGTTAAACCTCAACCTTTGGTACAAGAAAAAGTTTCTTCTCGCCCACAATCATCAGTAAGACCAAAGAAGAGTGAAGTGACACGTTCCGCGTTTTCTCAAGTTGGACAACAGGCAACACAGCCATCAGAGAATGCGGTTCATGCGAGTAAACCTGTGGTTAAAAATATTTCTGTAGCACAACGATGCAGTGCTTTATCCAAAGAATATCCAATGGCTGCGCGTCGGCGACATGAAGAAGGAACAGTTCAAGTAGGATATCAACTCTTGCCTGATGGGCAGATACAGCATGTCGAGGTGATTGAAACAAGCGGCTTTTCAGCTTTGGATCGTGCCGCAGTGAGTTCTGTGCGGGCAATTAAATGCCAGCCTGCACCAGGGCAGCCAGTCATCAAAACAAGTGTGCCTGTCAACTTTTCATTAAATAAAAATAATTAA
- a CDS encoding Cof-type HAD-IIB family hydrolase, which translates to MNFSTMSHMKKTKEVSGKIKLLVSDIDGTLVTNDKKITPEAFAAAEKLQKAGIHLCLVSSRPPQGIQMFFKELNILTPFAALNGGEIIGNDGTVVSSMAMNTQDAHEVYELLHSRDVKAWVFGGFDWVVFDMNDPYISHEKAVVGSDPELLKHINDYRNRIVKIEGVSSNTALLDELAAHINEKYPNTVRALRSSDHYLDITHPKANKGSAAIELGKQYGIDISEIACIGDMDNDIPMLEIAGLSIAMGQSTANVHQHAHFQTKSNEENGWAYAVEHYILPRA; encoded by the coding sequence TTGAATTTCTCTACTATGAGTCATATGAAAAAGACAAAAGAAGTATCAGGTAAAATAAAATTACTGGTTTCCGATATTGATGGAACCTTAGTAACAAATGATAAAAAGATAACACCAGAGGCATTTGCCGCTGCTGAAAAATTACAAAAAGCAGGCATTCATTTATGTCTGGTCAGCAGCAGACCCCCGCAAGGGATTCAGATGTTTTTTAAAGAGTTGAATATATTAACTCCTTTTGCAGCGTTGAATGGTGGGGAAATTATTGGCAATGATGGTACTGTTGTATCCAGTATGGCGATGAATACTCAGGATGCGCATGAAGTCTATGAATTGCTGCATAGTCGTGACGTAAAAGCGTGGGTTTTTGGAGGGTTTGATTGGGTTGTGTTTGATATGAATGACCCCTATATTTCTCATGAAAAGGCGGTGGTGGGTTCTGATCCAGAGCTTTTGAAACATATTAATGACTATCGAAATAGAATTGTAAAAATCGAGGGTGTGTCCTCTAATACAGCATTGCTGGATGAGTTAGCGGCACATATCAATGAAAAATATCCCAATACAGTCAGAGCTTTACGTTCCTCAGATCATTATTTAGATATTACCCATCCCAAAGCCAACAAAGGGTCAGCAGCGATTGAATTGGGCAAGCAATATGGAATAGATATTTCAGAGATTGCCTGTATTGGCGATATGGATAATGATATTCCTATGCTGGAAATTGCGGGTCTATCTATTGCTATGGGACAATCAACTGCAAATGTTCACCAACACGCGCATTTTCAAACGAAGAGCAACGAGGAGAATGGTTGGGCTTATGCGGTAGAACATTATATTTTACCAAGGGCATAA
- a CDS encoding gluconokinase: MNNPIADLSLITPCLLVIMGVSGCGKSKLAKGLQQQLNWPFQEGDNLHSEHNIQKMSQGIPLTDEDRMPWLQKCHDWLKERQTKSNGCGILTCSALKKSYRDILRKDIYGSFYFIYIDVPPEILLQRLQKRKGHFMPASLLSSQLETLDTPEADEDFIKITVANDPFEEVLQKVLLRLQQISIKS; encoded by the coding sequence ATGAATAATCCCATAGCTGATCTTTCTTTGATCACACCTTGTTTACTGGTTATAATGGGTGTTTCTGGTTGTGGGAAAAGCAAGCTTGCCAAAGGATTGCAACAACAATTAAATTGGCCTTTTCAAGAAGGAGATAACCTGCATTCCGAGCATAATATTCAAAAAATGTCACAGGGAATTCCTTTGACCGATGAAGACCGTATGCCTTGGTTGCAAAAGTGCCATGATTGGCTAAAGGAACGTCAAACCAAAAGTAATGGCTGTGGGATTTTGACCTGTTCGGCTTTGAAAAAGAGTTATCGTGATATTTTAAGAAAAGATATTTATGGCTCTTTTTATTTTATTTATATTGATGTGCCTCCAGAAATATTGTTACAGCGTTTGCAAAAACGGAAAGGGCATTTTATGCCTGCCAGTTTGCTATCAAGTCAACTCGAAACGTTAGATACTCCAGAAGCAGATGAGGATTTTATCAAGATTACTGTAGCAAACGATCCTTTTGAAGAGGTGCTGCAAAAGGTATTACTCCGATTACAGCAAATCTCAATTAAAAGCTAG
- the nifJ gene encoding pyruvate:ferredoxin (flavodoxin) oxidoreductase, with product MSKTIMDANTAVAHIAYRVNEVCAIFPITPSSPMAEDIDDWAAKGKKNIWGNTPFVQQMQSEGGAAGAVHGALQSGALTTTFTASQGLLLMLPNMYKIAGELTSTVFHVAARSIATSALSIFGDHSDVMAARMTGFALLCSDSVQEAHDLSLIVHAATLKARVPFIHFFDGFRTSHELNTLDMISDDIIEKMIDDDLVAAHRERALSPENPFIRGTAHNPDTFFQAREAVNPYYNKTAEIVEEYMARFEKLTGRHYDLVEYIGDPNAEYVVALMGSAAETAEQTVAKLREEGESVGILKIRLYRPFPAQQVLAALPKTVKRIAVMDRTKESGAIGEPLYLDMIATLAEAVARGHRENLPLIIGGRYGLSSKDFTPAMVKAVYDELKVEKPRHGFTVGIKDDLTHTSLDYDPAYNIEKTDTKRAMFFGLGSDGTVGANKNSVKIISEDVGQYAQGYFVYDSRKAGAQTVSHLRFGHEPIKAAYLVQQADFVGCHQFHFLYRQDILEHAADNGTFLLNSHYSAEEVWQHLPRLTQQRIIEKKLKFFVVNASKVAQEVGLGMRTNTILQTCFFAISGVLPRDEAIDYIKKSIHKTYSSKGDAVVQKNYKAVDAACDHLFEVKVPEYASSNLAQENPVPADAPKFIHDVIVPMFSGRGESLPVSLMPADGTFPSGTAAYEKRNISDFVPEWREDLCIQCGQCGYVCPHSVIRAKTYDKKELENAPDDFKTAPVNARGYPNTNFTLQFYVEDCTGCTLCVSVCPARSTTEPEVRAINMTAKETLLDREKRNLDFFNTLPVNDRSKINFSNVRGVQFLEPLFEFSGACAGCGETPYLKVLTQLFGDRLQVANATGCSSIYGGNMPVTPWAMNKEGKGPAWSNSLYEDNAEFGLGFRVAADKQLEVASNLLLKMKEDVGEELVNAILTSTQVHESEIRAQRLRVGELKTRLAQINTVNAKRLLTLTDHFIRRSIWIVGGDGWAYDIGYGGLDHVLASGQNVNILVMDTEMYSNTGGQASKASPFGSVAKFASSGKETVRKDLALMAMTYDNVYVAQVAMGASPQHTLDVFRQAEAYDGPSLIVAYSHCIGQGLDMRQGLVQQGLATDSGYWPLFRFDPMMRKIGKNPFQLDSPKPSIPLKQYAGNEIRYRNLARVRPNEAEEMMDMAQQAVLRKYKQYEALAGIEGGEVNPVVFGLKTR from the coding sequence ATGTCTAAAACAATTATGGATGCCAATACAGCGGTTGCGCATATTGCTTATCGTGTCAATGAAGTTTGTGCTATTTTCCCAATTACGCCTTCGTCTCCGATGGCAGAAGATATTGATGATTGGGCTGCTAAAGGCAAGAAGAATATTTGGGGAAATACCCCATTTGTACAACAAATGCAAAGTGAAGGTGGTGCTGCAGGGGCTGTGCATGGAGCATTGCAATCTGGTGCGTTAACAACAACATTTACAGCGTCTCAAGGATTGTTGCTAATGTTGCCAAATATGTATAAAATTGCTGGTGAGTTGACATCAACTGTTTTCCATGTTGCTGCACGTTCTATTGCGACTTCTGCGTTATCGATCTTTGGCGATCATTCTGACGTAATGGCTGCTAGAATGACGGGCTTTGCGTTGCTTTGTTCTGATTCTGTGCAAGAAGCACATGATTTATCGTTGATTGTGCATGCTGCGACATTAAAAGCGCGTGTTCCGTTTATTCATTTTTTTGATGGTTTCAGAACGTCTCATGAATTAAATACGCTTGATATGATTTCTGATGATATTATCGAGAAAATGATCGATGACGATTTGGTTGCGGCTCATCGTGAACGTGCATTGAGCCCCGAAAATCCTTTTATTCGTGGAACAGCACATAATCCAGATACATTCTTTCAAGCACGTGAAGCCGTTAATCCTTATTATAATAAAACGGCTGAAATTGTTGAAGAATATATGGCTCGTTTTGAAAAATTAACGGGTCGTCATTATGATTTGGTAGAATATATCGGCGATCCAAATGCTGAATATGTTGTTGCATTAATGGGCTCAGCTGCGGAAACAGCAGAACAAACCGTTGCAAAATTGCGTGAAGAAGGAGAATCTGTTGGTATTTTAAAAATACGTCTTTATCGACCATTCCCAGCACAACAAGTATTGGCAGCGTTACCGAAAACAGTCAAAAGAATTGCTGTCATGGATCGTACCAAAGAATCTGGTGCGATTGGTGAGCCTTTATATTTAGATATGATTGCAACATTAGCAGAGGCAGTTGCAAGAGGTCATCGTGAGAATCTACCATTGATTATTGGTGGACGTTATGGGTTGTCTTCCAAAGATTTCACACCAGCGATGGTTAAAGCGGTTTATGATGAATTAAAAGTTGAAAAGCCGCGTCATGGTTTTACCGTTGGGATTAAAGATGATTTAACGCATACCAGCCTTGATTATGATCCTGCATATAATATTGAAAAAACAGACACAAAACGTGCAATGTTCTTTGGCTTGGGATCAGATGGTACGGTTGGTGCGAACAAAAACAGTGTGAAAATTATTTCCGAAGATGTCGGACAATATGCCCAAGGATATTTTGTGTATGATTCTCGTAAAGCGGGTGCGCAAACAGTTTCTCATTTGCGTTTTGGTCATGAACCTATCAAAGCAGCTTATCTAGTACAACAAGCTGATTTTGTTGGGTGTCACCAATTCCACTTCTTATATCGTCAAGATATCTTGGAACATGCTGCCGATAATGGAACATTCTTGCTTAACTCTCATTATAGTGCAGAGGAGGTTTGGCAACATTTACCACGTTTGACCCAACAACGTATTATTGAGAAGAAACTAAAATTCTTTGTAGTTAATGCTTCTAAAGTTGCTCAGGAAGTTGGTCTTGGAATGCGTACAAATACCATTCTACAAACTTGTTTCTTTGCAATTTCTGGCGTGTTACCTCGTGATGAAGCGATTGATTATATTAAAAAATCAATTCACAAAACATATTCTTCTAAGGGGGATGCGGTTGTTCAAAAGAACTACAAAGCAGTTGATGCCGCTTGTGACCATTTGTTTGAAGTTAAGGTTCCTGAATATGCATCCAGTAACTTAGCACAGGAAAATCCAGTGCCAGCCGATGCGCCTAAATTTATTCATGATGTAATCGTACCAATGTTTTCTGGTCGTGGTGAAAGCTTACCCGTTAGTTTAATGCCTGCGGATGGAACATTCCCCTCTGGAACAGCGGCTTATGAAAAACGTAATATTTCTGATTTTGTGCCTGAATGGCGTGAAGATTTATGTATTCAATGTGGTCAATGTGGATATGTTTGCCCACATAGTGTGATCCGTGCAAAGACCTATGATAAAAAAGAGCTGGAAAATGCGCCAGATGACTTTAAAACAGCCCCTGTGAATGCACGTGGATATCCAAATACAAACTTTACGTTGCAGTTTTATGTAGAGGATTGCACTGGCTGTACTTTATGTGTCAGCGTTTGTCCTGCACGTAGTACCACAGAACCTGAAGTTAGAGCGATTAATATGACAGCGAAGGAAACTTTGTTGGATCGTGAAAAACGGAATCTTGACTTCTTTAATACTCTTCCAGTGAATGATCGCAGCAAGATTAATTTTTCTAACGTGCGTGGTGTGCAGTTCCTTGAACCGTTATTTGAGTTCTCTGGTGCTTGTGCAGGATGTGGTGAAACCCCTTATTTAAAAGTATTAACCCAGTTATTTGGTGATCGTCTACAAGTCGCAAATGCAACAGGGTGTTCCTCTATTTATGGTGGAAACATGCCTGTAACTCCTTGGGCGATGAATAAAGAGGGAAAAGGACCAGCTTGGTCTAATTCGCTTTATGAGGATAATGCGGAATTTGGATTAGGCTTTAGAGTAGCTGCGGATAAGCAATTGGAAGTTGCTTCTAATTTGTTATTGAAAATGAAAGAGGATGTTGGGGAAGAATTAGTGAATGCTATTCTTACATCTACTCAGGTTCATGAATCAGAAATTAGAGCACAACGTTTACGTGTAGGAGAGCTTAAAACAAGATTAGCCCAGATTAATACTGTCAATGCTAAACGTTTATTAACCTTAACAGATCATTTTATTCGCCGTAGTATCTGGATTGTTGGGGGTGATGGTTGGGCTTATGATATTGGATATGGTGGTTTGGATCATGTTCTTGCCTCTGGTCAAAATGTCAATATTTTGGTGATGGATACCGAAATGTATTCTAATACAGGTGGACAAGCCTCTAAAGCATCTCCATTTGGTTCTGTTGCCAAGTTCGCATCTTCGGGTAAAGAAACAGTTCGTAAGGATTTGGCTTTAATGGCAATGACTTATGATAATGTGTATGTGGCTCAGGTTGCGATGGGTGCTAGCCCACAACATACTTTGGATGTGTTCCGTCAAGCAGAAGCCTATGATGGTCCCTCTTTGATTGTTGCGTATAGTCATTGTATTGGTCAAGGATTGGATATGCGTCAAGGATTGGTACAACAAGGATTAGCCACAGATTCAGGGTACTGGCCTTTGTTTAGATTTGATCCAATGATGCGTAAAATTGGTAAAAATCCATTTCAATTAGATTCTCCTAAACCCTCTATTCCATTAAAACAATATGCAGGGAATGAAATTCGTTATCGTAATCTTGCACGAGTTCGTCCAAATGAAGCAGAAGAAATGATGGATATGGCACAACAAGCCGTATTGCGTAAATATAAACAATATGAAGCATTAGCAGGGATTGAAGGTGGCGAAGTGAACCCCGTCGTCTTTGGGCTTAAAACGCGTTAA
- a CDS encoding DUF2946 family protein: MQPFNLHINWIQNRNKIQHSGFLYMIYVVLTLFILQLLISPLTFSNWWHCPMMMGETASSMTSMDMEDCMHMEHMQQSKETKQDHHQKSQHGMVLCPLCTSFALPTPLLSGNPELPALSVVLIAFQIKAYFSQAPPTPLTKSNPPRAPPSFDSDTASL, translated from the coding sequence ATGCAGCCTTTTAATTTACATATTAATTGGATACAAAATAGAAATAAAATCCAGCATTCTGGTTTTTTGTACATGATCTATGTCGTTTTGACGCTCTTTATCCTCCAATTACTGATTTCACCTTTAACATTCAGTAATTGGTGGCATTGCCCAATGATGATGGGTGAAACCGCTTCTTCTATGACATCGATGGATATGGAAGACTGCATGCATATGGAGCATATGCAGCAATCCAAAGAAACAAAGCAAGATCACCATCAAAAATCTCAACATGGAATGGTTTTATGCCCTCTATGCACCAGTTTTGCCTTACCTACTCCTCTATTATCAGGCAATCCTGAACTTCCCGCATTAAGTGTTGTTCTTATTGCTTTTCAGATCAAAGCTTATTTCTCTCAAGCACCTCCAACCCCTTTAACTAAAAGCAACCCTCCCCGAGCGCCTCCATCTTTTGATTCTGATACTGCTTCTCTTTAA
- the pgl gene encoding 6-phosphogluconolactonase — translation MSDKIEDIGEKGHTATTGYVLVLSDVIAQAEYLASSILHHAEEKKGEPLRIALSGGSTPKRLYELLGSSEYTDRMPWHKIHLFFGDERMVPHTDSDSNFHMVKESLLAHIDIPFRNVHPMPVLDDPVKAAEIYQAELQAIYGSDTLQKGKPLFDIVLLGLGGDGHTASLFPGTPVLHEQEKWVSWSQPSDAPHKRMTLTYPAIASSRFVMFVVSGESKAQIIREVRDENKPYPSAAITTEGELHWILDRAAGGE, via the coding sequence ATGAGTGATAAAATAGAAGATATAGGGGAAAAAGGCCATACAGCGACAACAGGGTATGTGCTGGTATTATCCGATGTAATTGCGCAAGCAGAGTATTTAGCCAGTTCTATTTTACATCATGCAGAAGAAAAAAAGGGGGAACCCCTGCGTATTGCTTTGTCAGGCGGATCGACGCCTAAAAGATTATATGAATTATTAGGCAGTTCTGAATATACAGATCGCATGCCATGGCACAAAATTCATTTGTTCTTTGGCGATGAAAGAATGGTTCCACATACCGATTCAGACAGTAATTTTCATATGGTCAAAGAATCTTTGTTGGCTCATATTGATATTCCTTTTCGTAATGTCCATCCAATGCCGGTGTTGGATGATCCAGTAAAAGCGGCTGAAATCTATCAAGCTGAGTTACAAGCGATTTATGGTTCTGATACGCTACAAAAAGGGAAGCCATTATTTGATATAGTCTTGTTGGGTTTGGGTGGTGATGGTCATACAGCGTCTTTATTTCCTGGCACGCCTGTTTTACACGAGCAAGAGAAATGGGTATCTTGGAGTCAACCCTCTGATGCTCCTCATAAAAGAATGACATTAACCTATCCTGCGATTGCTTCCAGTCGTTTTGTGATGTTCGTGGTCAGTGGCGAAAGTAAAGCGCAAATTATTCGCGAAGTGCGTGATGAAAACAAACCCTATCCTTCTGCAGCAATCACAACCGAGGGAGAGTTACATTGGATTCTTGATCGTGCAGCAGGTGGTGAGTAA